In the Bacillus shivajii genome, one interval contains:
- a CDS encoding sigma-70 family RNA polymerase sigma factor codes for MSLVERLKNKEEQALQQLMEQYGNILLRTAVLLMRDRQIAEEAVQDTYVVAFQNIDQLESDEKLKSWLMKITVNQCRTRMRRWSWKHIFLKKEADSWENVIDERDGEPESLLMTNYENQLLHQHIQSLPYKYREVITLYYFQELSIKEIAILLDGNENSVKTKLRRGRTLLKGSLEEGGEKDETV; via the coding sequence GTGTCTTTAGTAGAACGATTAAAAAATAAAGAAGAACAGGCGTTACAACAATTAATGGAGCAATACGGAAATATTCTCCTTCGTACAGCGGTGCTTTTAATGAGAGATCGTCAAATTGCTGAAGAAGCCGTTCAAGATACATATGTAGTAGCTTTTCAGAATATTGACCAGTTGGAGTCTGATGAAAAGCTAAAGAGTTGGCTTATGAAAATCACTGTCAATCAATGCAGGACGCGAATGAGAAGGTGGAGTTGGAAACATATTTTTTTGAAAAAAGAGGCTGATAGTTGGGAGAACGTAATTGATGAACGTGACGGTGAGCCTGAATCGTTATTGATGACAAACTATGAAAATCAATTATTGCATCAGCATATACAGTCACTCCCTTATAAATATCGTGAAGTGATCACCCTTTATTATTTTCAAGAACTATCTATTAAAGAGATTGCTATACTTCTCGATGGAAATGAGAATTCAGTAAAGACGAAATTGCGACGGGGAAGAACGCTTTTGAAAGGTTCATTAGAGGAGGGAGGAGAAAAGGATGAAACGGTTTGA
- a CDS encoding carboxypeptidase-like regulatory domain-containing protein, giving the protein MKVKMKVKHLFMLLITFILSLSVIIIFVEPKVKEWQINNQIASGEIELAKAEIVSRIERDNRQSLSLIRDYMIERERPGTYDVYIGPATKSRSGAYDRLFTLHEMEPYILHYLEKAPRDGYLLPAAEVLVHHYRSTGEFEKGNDILTALIAEFDEGSYLFHQMTLLWLNLAVYTGEIEHTKMLLNDYRKHVSSVYYQEYYYLLEQTANKQVQSGNLDEAKRFIEEEIHVQEKLAKDGADHFFESKYFQSLVALKGDLKEYEEESFSKVEGKVVRDDGTPLRNVAVYLRDEREVNRSVSPHEKYEAITNQDGEFFFTNVETGNYQIHIGIDFEQIDGWTWPVETYDWIEINDGDHITYDVELTPLIDIIEPTNYATVEEEKVSFRWEEYPGAKTYELMLYVDYEGGSFGAPFLFGIENEEVVIPVEELYAKTVGVIFLEEQLEDHLHAPENTLAFSNPKGTFSWSVRAFDEQGKLIGQSNGYRLKEETVGELPFFHLKERELIEADMLLLDGKVEEALNEYRENVEDDDRDIHSLRMVTRIRESNRDSDSELLPYYLKLAELDSSAENLLTVAKVYNNLGKWEEVEEWLLTYKQQLDEGVQPSSYVLGMLGKSLFMQERINEANDTFSRAVSIDPANRFIGYYLVTELYMTDDVEEVVQIATNNRRRGLSLDPTNWESIVSHLEGVNHEDIQEVIRLYINGKDDQIEELLDERGSRGLPGLVRGLNRLE; this is encoded by the coding sequence ATGAAAGTGAAAATGAAAGTAAAACACTTATTCATGCTACTTATCACTTTTATCTTATCTCTTTCAGTCATCATCATTTTTGTTGAGCCTAAAGTGAAGGAATGGCAAATAAACAATCAAATTGCAAGTGGAGAAATTGAACTTGCCAAAGCAGAAATTGTTTCTCGAATTGAACGAGACAATCGTCAAAGCTTATCGCTCATTAGAGATTATATGATCGAGCGGGAGCGACCTGGTACGTATGACGTCTATATTGGACCAGCGACTAAAAGTCGTTCGGGTGCGTATGACAGATTATTTACGCTTCATGAAATGGAACCGTATATCTTGCATTACTTAGAGAAAGCACCGAGAGATGGGTATTTATTGCCTGCCGCCGAGGTTTTAGTTCATCATTACCGGAGCACCGGAGAATTTGAAAAGGGAAATGATATCCTAACAGCACTGATTGCTGAATTCGATGAAGGCAGTTATTTATTTCATCAGATGACTCTCCTATGGCTTAATCTAGCCGTTTACACAGGGGAAATTGAACACACAAAAATGTTGTTAAATGATTATCGCAAACATGTAAGTAGTGTTTATTATCAAGAGTATTATTATTTACTTGAACAAACGGCGAACAAACAAGTCCAATCTGGAAATTTAGATGAGGCAAAGCGTTTTATAGAAGAGGAAATTCATGTTCAAGAGAAGCTTGCTAAAGATGGTGCGGACCATTTTTTTGAAAGCAAATATTTTCAATCATTAGTTGCTTTAAAAGGCGACCTTAAGGAGTATGAGGAAGAATCATTTTCAAAAGTGGAAGGTAAGGTAGTAAGAGATGATGGTACCCCATTAAGAAATGTTGCTGTTTATTTACGTGATGAAAGAGAAGTAAATCGTTCTGTTTCTCCTCATGAAAAATATGAGGCGATTACAAACCAAGATGGCGAGTTTTTTTTTACGAATGTAGAAACTGGAAACTATCAAATTCATATTGGCATTGACTTTGAGCAAATAGACGGTTGGACTTGGCCAGTCGAGACATACGACTGGATCGAGATTAATGATGGTGACCATATAACGTATGACGTCGAGCTTACACCACTCATTGATATTATCGAACCGACGAATTATGCGACGGTTGAAGAGGAGAAAGTTTCATTTAGGTGGGAGGAATATCCTGGAGCGAAAACATATGAGTTAATGCTTTATGTAGATTATGAAGGTGGATCATTCGGAGCGCCGTTTTTATTTGGCATTGAAAATGAAGAAGTTGTCATCCCAGTTGAAGAACTATATGCAAAAACGGTAGGAGTTATCTTTTTAGAAGAACAATTAGAAGATCATCTACATGCTCCTGAAAATACATTAGCTTTTTCAAATCCAAAAGGGACGTTCTCATGGTCGGTAAGAGCATTTGACGAACAAGGTAAATTGATCGGGCAAAGTAATGGGTATCGCTTAAAAGAAGAAACAGTCGGTGAACTGCCATTTTTCCATTTGAAAGAACGGGAATTAATAGAAGCCGATATGTTGCTTCTTGATGGTAAGGTTGAAGAAGCCTTAAACGAGTATCGGGAAAATGTAGAGGACGATGATAGAGACATCCATAGTTTACGAATGGTGACAAGAATTAGGGAGTCAAATCGCGATTCAGACAGTGAGTTGCTTCCGTATTATTTGAAACTCGCTGAACTCGACTCATCCGCGGAAAATTTGTTAACCGTTGCAAAGGTCTATAACAATTTAGGTAAGTGGGAAGAAGTAGAGGAATGGTTGTTGACTTATAAACAGCAATTAGATGAAGGAGTCCAACCGAGTTCATATGTGCTAGGGATGTTAGGAAAAAGCCTATTCATGCAAGAAAGAATAAATGAAGCAAATGATACCTTTTCTCGAGCTGTTTCAATTGATCCTGCGAACCGTTTTATCGGTTATTATTTAGTAACCGAATTATACATGACTGACGATGTAGAGGAAGTTGTGCAGATTGCAACAAACAATAGAAGGAGAGGACTATCGCTAGACCCGACAAACTGGGAGTCGATCGTATCACATTTAGAGGGAGTCAATCATGAGGACATACAGGAAGTGATTAGATTATATATAAACGGTAAAGATGACCAAATAGAAGAATTACTTGATGAGAGAGGCTCACGTGGCTTACCTGGGCTTGTTAGAGGGCTGAACCGTCTAGAATAA
- a CDS encoding ferritin-like domain-containing protein, whose product MYYYYPFIPAPHAYPMHRNSRQINRGTNIPYVPIFGDQSQSEIRDHVYQSIVDEATAAEFYTRLLNETPDDLHHEFVEHARDDELEHLEALKKLYVYLTGNQTEYEIEPIQYDTYKDGILMALHGELEAAEFYRDVQLSTTDQVVKDTFFFAMVDELEHATQFGVLYSTL is encoded by the coding sequence TTGTATTACTATTATCCTTTTATACCCGCACCGCACGCTTATCCAATGCATCGAAACTCCCGCCAGATAAATCGTGGTACAAACATTCCATATGTTCCTATTTTCGGGGACCAATCACAAAGTGAAATCAGAGATCATGTCTACCAATCAATTGTTGATGAAGCAACAGCAGCTGAGTTCTACACAAGGTTATTAAATGAAACACCTGACGACTTGCATCATGAGTTTGTTGAACATGCTCGGGATGATGAATTAGAGCATTTAGAGGCATTAAAAAAACTGTATGTTTATTTGACTGGCAATCAAACGGAGTATGAAATTGAACCTATACAATACGATACGTATAAAGACGGAATATTAATGGCCCTGCATGGTGAATTAGAGGCGGCTGAATTTTATCGTGATGTTCAACTTTCAACTACTGACCAAGTAGTAAAAGACACCTTCTTCTTTGCAATGGTCGATGAACTCGAGCACGCTACCCAATTTGGAGTCTTGTACAGTACATTGTAA
- a CDS encoding RNA polymerase sigma factor, whose protein sequence is MSKEQIISDWFYQYSDDIYHFLLYRIGSPDVEDVVQEVFIRAMKGLDSFEGNAQPKTWLFTIARNTAIDEIRKKSRNKWKDYLTFESKHEPADNETPADLIQLNEDNQELYRAIQTLKSNYRDVVILRGIKDLSVKETSEVLNWSESKVRSTYHRAKNMLHKKLKDELGGVYSD, encoded by the coding sequence ATGTCCAAAGAGCAAATCATCTCAGATTGGTTTTATCAATACAGCGATGATATATACCACTTTTTACTATATCGGATCGGCTCTCCAGATGTTGAAGATGTCGTTCAAGAAGTTTTTATAAGAGCAATGAAAGGTCTTGACTCTTTCGAAGGGAATGCCCAACCAAAAACTTGGTTATTTACGATTGCCCGAAATACTGCTATTGATGAAATCCGTAAAAAGAGTCGGAACAAATGGAAAGATTATTTAACCTTCGAATCGAAACATGAGCCAGCAGACAACGAAACGCCCGCAGACCTTATTCAGTTAAACGAAGATAATCAAGAGCTTTATAGAGCCATTCAAACGTTAAAGTCCAATTATCGAGACGTTGTCATTTTACGGGGAATTAAGGACCTTTCCGTAAAGGAAACATCTGAGGTTTTGAATTGGAGTGAAAGTAAAGTTCGTTCCACATATCATAGGGCAAAAAATATGCTACACAAAAAGCTAAAAGACGAACTAGGAGGTGTATATAGTGACTAA
- a CDS encoding AbrB family transcriptional regulator: MNQNNIVVKLIEPIIIGVIGGYVFSILDLPLPWVLGALTFILLWQGFTKRKVYWPESVKNIGLTILGIYFGLYFTKETFMTMGPYFAPFVIVTIILIFASILLGMVVTKWINVDKITSTFASIPGGLTEMVIASESLNAKASLVVIFQTVRLLTVLFTVPALIIFSFSATGTASGDSFLNQPFIFEGWKYLWFIIPAVIGVSLKDKLPAGIVIIPLVITALMNVSPAELATVPPALLIAGQVSVGIGLGMKISFEELKLGGKYCGIYAVITFTLILLSFGLGFILAQMTSLNLATAMLSVAPGGLIEMVLTASIVGGDPAIVSALQLTRLFLIILFVPPILKWYFRKTELQHAA; this comes from the coding sequence ATGAATCAAAACAACATAGTTGTTAAACTTATCGAGCCGATTATCATAGGAGTAATTGGTGGCTACGTATTTTCCATTTTAGACCTTCCTTTACCTTGGGTATTAGGAGCTTTAACCTTTATTTTACTTTGGCAAGGGTTTACTAAGCGAAAAGTTTATTGGCCTGAGTCAGTAAAAAATATCGGCCTTACCATACTTGGGATTTACTTTGGTCTATATTTTACAAAAGAAACGTTTATGACGATGGGACCATACTTCGCTCCCTTTGTCATCGTAACGATCATTTTAATTTTTGCCAGTATTTTACTTGGTATGGTCGTTACTAAATGGATCAATGTTGATAAAATTACAAGTACTTTTGCTTCCATCCCAGGTGGACTCACTGAAATGGTCATAGCAAGTGAATCTTTAAATGCGAAAGCTTCACTCGTTGTTATTTTTCAAACGGTACGATTACTAACTGTCCTATTCACCGTTCCCGCTCTCATCATTTTCTCGTTCTCTGCAACTGGAACTGCTTCGGGCGATTCATTCCTGAATCAACCATTTATCTTTGAAGGCTGGAAATACTTATGGTTTATTATCCCTGCTGTTATCGGGGTATCGTTAAAAGACAAATTACCTGCTGGAATTGTTATCATCCCACTCGTCATTACGGCACTTATGAATGTGAGCCCAGCTGAACTTGCTACTGTACCTCCTGCTCTTCTTATTGCAGGTCAAGTTTCAGTCGGTATTGGGTTGGGGATGAAAATATCCTTCGAAGAATTAAAATTAGGTGGAAAATATTGTGGCATTTATGCAGTGATTACGTTCACGTTAATTCTCTTATCATTTGGGCTTGGCTTTATTCTCGCTCAAATGACATCGCTTAATTTAGCCACTGCAATGTTAAGTGTTGCTCCTGGCGGGCTGATTGAAATGGTGCTCACCGCTTCGATTGTCGGTGGAGATCCGGCAATTGTCAGCGCTTTACAGCTCACTCGCTTATTTTTAATTATATTATTTGTCCCTCCGATCTTAAAATGGTACTTCAGAAAAACAGAATTACAGCATGCAGCTTAA
- a CDS encoding DUF2188 domain-containing protein, whose product MPWDTNNYPSSMKNLKTGIRKKAIEIANAMINEGYTEDRAIPIAIEQGKEWYSHANDKEKNMMVQKSDNELRSQDEDNRSGRPELLDKGEHVLSHEEGWAVQAEDAKKPSEVFKKKQDAVDRATEIAKNKGTHLIVHDQDGSVRKKQSFDEQ is encoded by the coding sequence ATGCCATGGGATACGAATAATTATCCAAGCTCAATGAAAAATTTAAAAACAGGGATAAGAAAGAAAGCAATAGAGATCGCTAATGCAATGATTAATGAAGGTTATACTGAGGACCGAGCAATTCCTATCGCGATTGAACAGGGAAAAGAGTGGTACAGTCATGCAAATGACAAAGAGAAGAATATGATGGTCCAAAAGAGTGACAATGAATTGCGCTCGCAAGATGAAGACAACAGGTCTGGACGACCTGAGTTACTTGATAAAGGAGAACACGTCTTATCTCATGAAGAAGGTTGGGCGGTACAAGCTGAAGATGCTAAGAAACCGTCTGAAGTCTTTAAGAAAAAACAGGATGCTGTGGATCGAGCAACTGAAATAGCTAAAAATAAAGGGACTCATTTAATTGTTCACGATCAAGATGGCTCTGTTCGTAAAAAGCAGTCTTTTGATGAACAGTGA
- the rlmN gene encoding 23S rRNA (adenine(2503)-C(2))-methyltransferase RlmN produces the protein MNKPSIYGLTFDQLTDWFTERGHKPFRASQVWDWLYKKRVKSFEEMTNIKKDTVELLEENFVLQTLEVHSKQVSKDGTMKFLFKLSDGNLIETVLMRFDYGNSVCVTTQVGCNIGCSFCASGLLKKDRDLSSGEIVQQIMNVQHALDENGEDERVSHIVVMGIGEPFDNYTNLMNFLRVVNNDKGLAIGARHITVSTSGIVDKIYKFADENLQVNLAVSLHAPNNELRTNIMKINKALPIEKLMEAVDYYLEKTNRRITFEYILLDGVNDKPEHAHELADLLKDKKRLTYVNLIPYNPVDEYIQYKQSKKGSILTFYDILMKNGIQCGVRHEQGSDIDAACGQLRSKHMKKDKETKAARSKTNV, from the coding sequence ATGAATAAACCTTCCATTTATGGATTAACGTTTGACCAGTTGACAGACTGGTTTACAGAACGCGGACATAAACCTTTCCGTGCCTCACAAGTATGGGATTGGTTATATAAAAAACGCGTAAAAAGCTTCGAAGAGATGACAAATATTAAAAAAGATACGGTCGAATTATTAGAAGAGAACTTCGTGTTACAAACATTAGAAGTACATTCTAAGCAAGTCTCTAAAGACGGGACGATGAAGTTTCTTTTTAAATTAAGTGATGGGAACTTAATTGAAACCGTATTAATGAGGTTCGATTACGGAAACTCGGTTTGTGTAACGACCCAAGTTGGTTGTAACATTGGTTGTAGTTTTTGTGCAAGTGGTCTATTGAAGAAAGACCGTGACTTATCTAGCGGTGAAATCGTCCAGCAGATTATGAACGTACAGCACGCACTTGATGAGAATGGTGAAGACGAACGAGTGAGTCACATCGTTGTCATGGGGATTGGAGAACCGTTCGATAATTACACGAACTTAATGAATTTCCTCCGCGTCGTTAACAACGATAAAGGACTTGCGATTGGTGCTCGTCATATCACTGTTTCAACAAGTGGGATCGTTGATAAGATTTATAAATTTGCTGATGAAAATCTCCAAGTGAATTTAGCAGTGTCACTACATGCACCAAACAATGAGCTTCGAACAAATATTATGAAGATCAATAAAGCATTACCGATTGAAAAATTAATGGAAGCTGTTGATTATTATTTAGAAAAAACGAACCGTCGTATTACGTTCGAGTATATCTTATTAGACGGGGTGAATGATAAACCGGAACATGCACATGAATTAGCCGATCTTCTAAAAGATAAGAAACGTCTCACATATGTGAACTTGATTCCGTATAATCCGGTAGACGAATATATTCAGTATAAGCAAAGTAAAAAGGGATCAATTTTAACGTTTTACGATATTTTAATGAAGAACGGTATACAGTGTGGTGTTCGTCATGAGCAAGGCTCTGATATTGATGCCGCTTGTGGACAGTTACGTAGTAAACATATGAAAAAAGATAAAGAAACAAAAGCAGCGCGCTCTAAAACGAACGTGTAA
- a CDS encoding alkaline phosphatase family protein, translating to MRKLLLLFILLLSSCQNPDSQENTVDPFYDTSITTSNKKVIMVMIDSMMGSSLNKSMEEGNVPALQYLIKHGQYYKDLVVPFPSMSVTVESTLVTGEMPDKHQVPGLSWFKKDEDRIVNYGTTPEFWMKNGFSKGIYDVFYNLNNDHLNENVTTIFEELDTRGFSSGAINTLLYRGNHEHTLHLPEVTNNLTDLPEQIQTKGPTTLAFGEFTRPESIEGDPFTDGIFHRFGLRDRYSMEVVQGLIENEEQPDFLFMFFPDNDKKVHKHGPHYRRGLEQADEYLQDVLNSYDSWEQAIEENIFIILGDHGADKLSAIEEELAINLENLAGDYLISPLGQPASRGDIAFGVNQRMSYIYDVQEQGILPIISNHAMNDSRIDLIAWLDDEWVEVLSPDHKGVLRFKKDGEFSDRYDQTWKIEGNHEIVKLLVDHDDKLISYTDYPDVLNHLETSLNSHDGSKLVLVAKPGHSFYTDGVEMHEDGGEHGGLHKNDLLTALVITGTDLEPDSRRFVDLKNFVLDLFEGDKE from the coding sequence TTGAGGAAGCTTTTATTGCTTTTCATCCTTTTATTAAGTTCTTGTCAAAACCCTGACTCCCAAGAGAATACAGTTGATCCTTTTTATGATACATCTATTACAACTTCCAACAAAAAAGTAATTATGGTCATGATCGATTCAATGATGGGGTCATCGCTGAATAAAAGCATGGAGGAAGGAAATGTACCAGCACTTCAATACTTGATCAAACATGGACAATATTATAAAGACCTTGTTGTTCCTTTTCCAAGTATGTCTGTAACCGTAGAAAGTACGTTAGTGACTGGAGAAATGCCTGATAAACATCAAGTTCCAGGTTTATCGTGGTTTAAAAAAGATGAAGATCGAATCGTAAATTATGGAACAACGCCAGAGTTTTGGATGAAAAATGGTTTTTCAAAAGGCATTTACGATGTGTTTTATAACTTAAACAATGACCATTTAAACGAAAACGTTACAACAATTTTTGAAGAGTTAGATACACGAGGTTTTTCAAGTGGAGCGATTAATACATTATTATACCGAGGCAACCATGAACATACTCTGCATTTGCCAGAAGTAACAAACAACTTAACAGACCTCCCTGAACAAATTCAAACGAAAGGTCCTACGACATTAGCGTTTGGTGAATTCACACGTCCTGAGTCAATCGAAGGAGATCCATTTACGGACGGCATTTTTCACCGATTCGGGTTAAGAGATCGTTATTCAATGGAAGTAGTCCAAGGGCTAATTGAAAACGAGGAACAACCAGACTTTTTATTCATGTTTTTTCCTGACAATGACAAAAAAGTTCATAAACACGGACCTCATTATAGACGTGGTCTCGAACAAGCCGATGAGTATTTACAGGATGTGTTAAATAGTTATGACAGTTGGGAACAAGCAATTGAAGAGAACATATTTATCATATTAGGTGATCATGGTGCAGACAAACTTTCCGCAATTGAAGAGGAACTAGCCATCAACCTTGAAAATTTAGCAGGGGATTATCTCATTTCTCCATTGGGCCAACCTGCCAGTCGTGGTGACATTGCATTTGGGGTTAATCAACGTATGAGCTATATTTATGATGTACAAGAGCAAGGTATTCTTCCGATAATATCCAACCATGCTATGAACGATTCACGCATCGATCTGATTGCATGGCTTGATGATGAATGGGTAGAAGTACTAAGCCCAGATCATAAAGGAGTCTTACGCTTTAAAAAAGACGGTGAATTTTCCGACCGATATGATCAAACATGGAAGATCGAAGGAAATCACGAGATTGTTAAATTACTTGTAGACCACGATGATAAACTAATATCGTATACCGATTATCCGGATGTATTAAATCATTTAGAAACATCTTTAAATAGTCATGACGGTTCAAAATTAGTGTTAGTTGCAAAGCCTGGTCACTCCTTTTATACTGATGGGGTTGAAATGCATGAAGATGGTGGTGAACATGGTGGCCTTCATAAAAACGACCTCCTAACAGCATTAGTAATTACTGGAACAGACCTTGAACCTGATTCACGGCGATTTGTCGACTTGAAAAATTTTGTATTAGACCTCTTTGAGGGTGATAAAGAATAG
- a CDS encoding DUF3189 family protein, with the protein MIYIYNCYGGTHSSALAAAYHLKKIPESTPTKEEILGIDTFNKLKTKDMGRIIFHGKDNEENLVYTIGRGRSKALVPAMKNLLLLLQENGEKHEQVILSNASPTVPLSMTFGGLFSRRLHIDFIGVPLLIKGAKKTYPNIKKLVEKTKEVAKSSTNDVEVLDNKELEVNKKLG; encoded by the coding sequence ATGATCTATATTTATAATTGTTACGGTGGCACTCACTCTTCCGCTCTAGCTGCCGCGTATCACTTAAAGAAAATTCCTGAATCAACACCAACAAAAGAAGAGATTTTAGGTATTGATACATTTAATAAACTTAAAACAAAAGATATGGGAAGGATCATTTTTCATGGGAAGGATAATGAAGAAAACCTTGTATATACGATTGGCAGGGGCCGCTCTAAAGCATTAGTTCCCGCAATGAAAAACTTACTTTTACTTTTACAAGAAAATGGAGAAAAACATGAGCAAGTTATTCTCTCTAATGCTTCGCCAACCGTTCCTCTTTCAATGACTTTTGGCGGCTTGTTTTCAAGAAGACTTCATATCGACTTTATCGGAGTTCCACTTTTAATTAAAGGAGCGAAAAAGACGTATCCGAATATAAAGAAACTCGTTGAGAAAACGAAAGAAGTAGCAAAAAGTTCGACAAATGACGTTGAAGTGCTAGATAACAAAGAACTTGAAGTAAACAAAAAGCTCGGATAA
- a CDS encoding YqeG family HAD IIIA-type phosphatase yields the protein MKYFKPDFELHHFSDITKDWLEENQIETIFSDLDSTLAIHDEPGDDDLKAWIEMLKENHVTLVIVSNNSQGRVDRFCKPFNITGFGRCQKPAPSKIRKQMKSIGAKEKTSLFLGDQLLTDVWCGKLLNMKTALVTPIGREHEPIQIIIKRKIESFIKKRW from the coding sequence GTGAAGTACTTTAAGCCTGATTTTGAGCTTCATCATTTCTCTGATATTACGAAAGATTGGCTCGAGGAAAACCAAATCGAAACGATTTTCTCAGATTTAGACAGTACCCTCGCAATCCATGATGAGCCCGGTGATGATGATTTAAAAGCTTGGATTGAGATGTTAAAAGAAAATCATGTAACACTCGTAATCGTGTCAAATAACAGTCAGGGGCGAGTCGATCGCTTTTGTAAACCATTCAATATTACTGGGTTTGGAAGGTGCCAAAAACCAGCGCCTTCAAAAATTCGAAAACAGATGAAGTCAATAGGTGCAAAAGAAAAAACAAGTTTATTTTTAGGAGATCAACTATTAACAGATGTATGGTGTGGCAAACTCCTTAATATGAAAACAGCACTTGTTACACCCATTGGTCGAGAACATGAACCGATACAAATAATAATAAAAAGGAAAATAGAATCGTTTATTAAAAAAAGGTGGTAA
- the sigK gene encoding RNA polymerase sporulation sigma factor SigK, with product MSSIFAAITAFVKELFVFVSFVKNNAFPQPLKEKDEQEYIKRMKEGDEEARNLLIEHNLRLVAHIVKKFENTREENEDLISIGTIGLIKAIESYSPGKGTKLATYAARCIENEILMHLRALKKVKKDVSLHDPIGQDKEGNEISLIDVLQAETEDVADLIQLNMEKRQVYEYIHVLDEREKEVIIARFGLDLKKEKTQREIAKELGISRSYVSRIEKRALMKLFHEFYRHQRNVYQNNQDL from the coding sequence ATGTCTAGTATCTTCGCAGCTATAACAGCCTTCGTAAAAGAACTATTCGTCTTTGTTTCATTTGTAAAAAACAATGCGTTCCCACAGCCGTTAAAAGAAAAAGATGAACAAGAATACATCAAGAGAATGAAGGAAGGAGACGAAGAAGCAAGAAACCTTCTTATTGAACATAACTTACGGCTAGTCGCACATATTGTAAAGAAATTTGAAAATACGCGCGAAGAAAATGAAGACTTAATTTCAATTGGAACGATTGGATTGATCAAAGCAATTGAAAGTTACTCACCAGGAAAAGGAACAAAACTTGCCACATATGCAGCGAGGTGTATTGAAAATGAAATACTCATGCATCTACGCGCATTAAAAAAAGTAAAAAAAGATGTTTCACTACATGACCCAATCGGTCAAGATAAAGAAGGGAACGAAATTAGTCTCATTGATGTACTACAGGCAGAAACTGAAGATGTCGCAGATTTGATTCAGCTTAATATGGAGAAAAGACAAGTGTATGAATATATTCACGTATTAGATGAGCGGGAGAAAGAAGTGATTATCGCAAGGTTCGGTCTTGACTTGAAAAAAGAAAAAACACAACGAGAAATTGCGAAGGAACTAGGAATATCTAGAAGTTACGTTTCAAGAATTGAAAAAAGAGCCCTGATGAAATTGTTCCATGAGTTTTATCGCCACCAACGGAATGTGTATCAAAATAACCAAGATCTATAG